Part of the Streptomyces sp. NBC_01264 genome, AGCGGGGGTTGCGCGAGGTGGACTTCTGGTCGATGGAGACGGCCGGGGAGAGGCCCTCGATGAAGTCGACGTCGGGCTTGTCCATCTGCCCGAGGAACTGGCGGGCGTACGAGGACAGCGACTCCACGTAGCGGCGCTGCCCCTCGGCGAAGATCGTGTCGAAGGCCAGGGAGGACTTGCCCGACCCGGAGAGTCCGGTGAAGACGATGAGCGAGTCGCGCGGCAGGTCAAGAGAAACGTTCTTGAGGTTGTGCTCGCGAGCGCCACGAACGATGAGACGGTCGGTCACGCCGGTCCGCACCTTTCTTGAGAGAGCGGGGGCACTGGCCCCCGTCCCAAGGGTATTGGGGGGCGCCTCTGCGGTGGAGTGGGAGACTGGACTCCGAGCGTATAGCACGTGCATTCGATTTTCGGCACTCCGCAACCCTCTTCACCCGATCGTGTGGCGAGGGCCCCTCGGCCACTAGGCTCGGCCGCATGACTGATCATGAGCACGACCTGCGGTCCGTACGCGAAGCCACTGATCGACTACTGACCGCGGCCGCGAAGCTGGACAACGCGGCCCTGGCCGAAGAGTCACGCCTCCCCGGCTGGAGCCGCGGGCACGTCCTGGCCCACCTCGCCCGGAACGCGGACGCCCTGGTCGAGGTCTTCGAGGGCCGCCCGATGTACGAGAGCGCCACCTCCCGGGAATCCGACATCGCGCGTGATGCGGGGCGTCCCCTGCTGGAACAGCTCGAGGACGTCCGGAATTCCGCGGACCGCTGGCAGACCGTGGCCTCCCGCCCGCAGGACTGGACCCGCACCGTCGAGCTGCGCAACGGCGTCACCGACACGGCCGCCCGCGTCCCCTTCCGGCGCCTGATCGAGGTCGAGCTGCACCACGTCGACCTGAACATCGGCTAC contains:
- a CDS encoding maleylpyruvate isomerase family mycothiol-dependent enzyme, coding for MTDHEHDLRSVREATDRLLTAAAKLDNAALAEESRLPGWSRGHVLAHLARNADALVEVFEGRPMYESATSRESDIARDAGRPLLEQLEDVRNSADRWQTVASRPQDWTRTVELRNGVTDTAARVPFRRLIEVELHHVDLNIGYELSDLPDAFAEREIAFLADRWSGRPEVPPVTLWLGYDGTGPIWHTGGTEGSPVTLAGTRDELLGWLAGRGDQGAHLTLIEGGRLPELPPL